A stretch of Episyrphus balteatus chromosome 2, idEpiBalt1.1, whole genome shotgun sequence DNA encodes these proteins:
- the LOC129912563 gene encoding uncharacterized protein LOC129912563 isoform X3, producing the protein MCALRKVAARFCEGGHICSLPRECCTQGCCPPYQSGPRQLPPATDHVLNLFFISHWYFWCVVVAILLALLCAYSLWKKRRTLCGWGFTDHHVQSEGDSAGSCYAPPQYSRCSSFHHPPPPYTEVTSKPDLYPLVFTCNSDNGKNGASYLMVQYFRNYIVRPAGSLSGTSTVDSLSSSFICNANEANTLVPPPYSRAASPEIGISSHFQQHFMIPRSASQVVCSTENASHQLRCLQQSAGTPTCQNGQQIMESAIDGNGVTVHHHLQQSNQMRSSESVNFRHTNSHADRPNSIGGCGTGGGNNGGDGTPGGGGGGGFITSQSDQHFHYITNSNSSLSDIFVNNSCSAGIGGRTPDVGNSFATTPSQQQLQHQAQTTTTINQSSSPTPLHRASTNPNQFVEHSSPIYNSCGSIGGISITVPVARDGEREYRDLNMLRRSLETCCQILQKQQQMPSVANFNNAESPVAIELAKKFEDGLRSYVTSTTCSAVSSLANIGTPTSPPQATSPTDEVKEILDQIRQLQMGASLDENALTIHIPHAGGAAGAPQQPPQQQLVADYCGASSSLSSSGASQVTSYPISKRPSTLQQSRKKFFSSKPNKAMYIPMMSSSGSNGRCSMKSPVSGTSFLSRGRGRKGWISRSAPTTPGTGLPPNRLGDDSPLLNEHDEDQEGEQNV; encoded by the exons gTGTGTTGTTGTAGCAATACTCTTAGCACTATTATGTGCATATTCGCTATGGAAGAAGCGAAGAACGCTCTGTGGATGGGGTTTTACAGACCACCACGTACAATCAGAAGGTGATTCAGCTGGCTCGTGCTATGCTCCACCCCAGTACAGCCGATGCAGTTCTTTTCACCACCCTCCACCCCCTTACACAGAG GTGACATCAAAGCCTGACCTCTATCCATTAGTTTTTACCTGCAACAGTGATAATGGCAAAAATGGTGCTAGCTATCTTATGGTACAATATTTTAGAAACTACATAGTAAGACCAGCTGGTTCACTTTCCGGGACAAGTACCGTAGACTCACTAAGTTCCAGTTTCATTTGCAATGCAAACGAAGCCAATACCCTAGTACCACCGCCATATTCCCGTGCTGCCAGCCCTGAGATCGGTATAAGCTCGCACTTCCAGCAGCACTTTATGATCCCTCGGTCAGCTTCACAGGTAGTTTGTTCCACTGAGAATGCTAGTCATCAGCTTCGTTGTTTGCAACAAAGTGCAGGCACCCCAACTTGCCAAAATGGTCAGCAAATTATGGAATCGGCTATCGATGGAAATGGCGTTACGGTACACCATCACTTACAACAGTCCAATCAAATGCGCTCTTCGGAAAGCGTTAACTTCCGGCACACTAACTCCCATGCAGATCGACCAAATAGCATTGGGGGTTGTGGTACCGGCGGCGGTAATAATGGTGGTGATGGCACTCCAGGTGGGGGAGGTGGAGGTGGATTTATAACCTCCCAGAGTGATCAACACTTCCATTACATTACGAATAGTAACAGTAGCTTAAGCGATATATTTGTGAATAATAGCTGTAGCGCTGGCATCGGCGGCCGAACACCCGACGTTGGCAATAGTTTTGCTACAACTCCTTCACAACAGCAACTACAACACCAAGCACAAACAACAACGACGATCAATCAAAGTTCCAGTCCAACTCCACTTCATAGGGCCAGCACAAATCCCAATCAATTTGTAGAGCACAGCAGTCCCATATACAATTCCTGTGGTTCAATAGGTGGAATCTCAATTACAGTTCCTGTTGCTCGAGATGGCGAACGTGAATACCGTGATCTCAATATGTTACGTCGCAGTCTTGAAACCTGCTGTCAAATTCTACAAAAACAACAGCAGATGCCTTCGGTGGCAAATTTCAATAATGCCGAATCCCCGGTAGCCATTGAATTGGCCAAAAAATTCGAGGACGGATTGCGGAGTTATGTTACCTCGACAACGTGCTCGGCTGTGAGTAGTTTAGCTAATATTGGAACACCAACGTCCCCACCCCAAGCCACGAGTCCAACCGATGAAGTTAAAGAGATTCTCGATCAGATTCGTCAATTACAAATGGGTGCTAGTTTAGATGAAAATGCCTTAACAATTCACATTCCACATGCTGGAGGCGCAGCAGGTGCGCCTCAGCAGCCGCCACAACAACAGCTTGTTGCCGACTATTGTGGTGCTTCTTCGTCTTTGTCATCATCCGGCGCATCACAGGTTACTTCTTATCCAATCTCAAAACGTCCATCGACGCTGCAGCAGAGTAGGAAGAAATTCTTTTCTTCGAAGCCGAACAAAGCAATGTACATCCCAATGATGTCAAGTAGTGGTTCGAATGGCCGATGTTCGATGAAGAGTCCAGTTAGTGGGACAAGTTTCCTAAGTCGTGGGCGTGGTCGTAAGGGGTGGATATCTCGATCTGCCCCAACCACACCTGGCACCGGATTGCCACCAAATCGTTTGGGTGATGACAGTCCACTATTGAATGAGCACGATGAAGACCAAGAAGGTGAACAAAATGTTTAA
- the LOC129912563 gene encoding uncharacterized protein LOC129912563 isoform X2, with protein sequence MRLMKGIGRFFFFFEDTPLRTEPEGFMRIENIHLLVVNCRAVMEDSRYTTLKQTLIDVYLKKCVVVAILLALLCAYSLWKKRRTLCGWGFTDHHVQSEGDSAGSCYAPPQYSRCSSFHHPPPPYTEVTSKPDLYPLVFTCNSDNGKNGASYLMVQYFRNYIVRPAGSLSGTSTVDSLSSSFICNANEANTLVPPPYSRAASPEIGISSHFQQHFMIPRSASQVVCSTENASHQLRCLQQSAGTPTCQNGQQIMESAIDGNGVTVHHHLQQSNQMRSSESVNFRHTNSHADRPNSIGGCGTGGGNNGGDGTPGGGGGGGFITSQSDQHFHYITNSNSSLSDIFVNNSCSAGIGGRTPDVGNSFATTPSQQQLQHQAQTTTTINQSSSPTPLHRASTNPNQFVEHSSPIYNSCGSIGGISITVPVARDGEREYRDLNMLRRSLETCCQILQKQQQMPSVANFNNAESPVAIELAKKFEDGLRSYVTSTTCSAVSSLANIGTPTSPPQATSPTDEVKEILDQIRQLQMGASLDENALTIHIPHAGGAAGAPQQPPQQQLVADYCGASSSLSSSGASQVTSYPISKRPSTLQQSRKKFFSSKPNKAMYIPMMSSSGSNGRCSMKSPVSGTSFLSRGRGRKGWISRSAPTTPGTGLPPNRLGDDSPLLNEHDEDQEGEQNV encoded by the exons gTGTGTTGTTGTAGCAATACTCTTAGCACTATTATGTGCATATTCGCTATGGAAGAAGCGAAGAACGCTCTGTGGATGGGGTTTTACAGACCACCACGTACAATCAGAAGGTGATTCAGCTGGCTCGTGCTATGCTCCACCCCAGTACAGCCGATGCAGTTCTTTTCACCACCCTCCACCCCCTTACACAGAG GTGACATCAAAGCCTGACCTCTATCCATTAGTTTTTACCTGCAACAGTGATAATGGCAAAAATGGTGCTAGCTATCTTATGGTACAATATTTTAGAAACTACATAGTAAGACCAGCTGGTTCACTTTCCGGGACAAGTACCGTAGACTCACTAAGTTCCAGTTTCATTTGCAATGCAAACGAAGCCAATACCCTAGTACCACCGCCATATTCCCGTGCTGCCAGCCCTGAGATCGGTATAAGCTCGCACTTCCAGCAGCACTTTATGATCCCTCGGTCAGCTTCACAGGTAGTTTGTTCCACTGAGAATGCTAGTCATCAGCTTCGTTGTTTGCAACAAAGTGCAGGCACCCCAACTTGCCAAAATGGTCAGCAAATTATGGAATCGGCTATCGATGGAAATGGCGTTACGGTACACCATCACTTACAACAGTCCAATCAAATGCGCTCTTCGGAAAGCGTTAACTTCCGGCACACTAACTCCCATGCAGATCGACCAAATAGCATTGGGGGTTGTGGTACCGGCGGCGGTAATAATGGTGGTGATGGCACTCCAGGTGGGGGAGGTGGAGGTGGATTTATAACCTCCCAGAGTGATCAACACTTCCATTACATTACGAATAGTAACAGTAGCTTAAGCGATATATTTGTGAATAATAGCTGTAGCGCTGGCATCGGCGGCCGAACACCCGACGTTGGCAATAGTTTTGCTACAACTCCTTCACAACAGCAACTACAACACCAAGCACAAACAACAACGACGATCAATCAAAGTTCCAGTCCAACTCCACTTCATAGGGCCAGCACAAATCCCAATCAATTTGTAGAGCACAGCAGTCCCATATACAATTCCTGTGGTTCAATAGGTGGAATCTCAATTACAGTTCCTGTTGCTCGAGATGGCGAACGTGAATACCGTGATCTCAATATGTTACGTCGCAGTCTTGAAACCTGCTGTCAAATTCTACAAAAACAACAGCAGATGCCTTCGGTGGCAAATTTCAATAATGCCGAATCCCCGGTAGCCATTGAATTGGCCAAAAAATTCGAGGACGGATTGCGGAGTTATGTTACCTCGACAACGTGCTCGGCTGTGAGTAGTTTAGCTAATATTGGAACACCAACGTCCCCACCCCAAGCCACGAGTCCAACCGATGAAGTTAAAGAGATTCTCGATCAGATTCGTCAATTACAAATGGGTGCTAGTTTAGATGAAAATGCCTTAACAATTCACATTCCACATGCTGGAGGCGCAGCAGGTGCGCCTCAGCAGCCGCCACAACAACAGCTTGTTGCCGACTATTGTGGTGCTTCTTCGTCTTTGTCATCATCCGGCGCATCACAGGTTACTTCTTATCCAATCTCAAAACGTCCATCGACGCTGCAGCAGAGTAGGAAGAAATTCTTTTCTTCGAAGCCGAACAAAGCAATGTACATCCCAATGATGTCAAGTAGTGGTTCGAATGGCCGATGTTCGATGAAGAGTCCAGTTAGTGGGACAAGTTTCCTAAGTCGTGGGCGTGGTCGTAAGGGGTGGATATCTCGATCTGCCCCAACCACACCTGGCACCGGATTGCCACCAAATCGTTTGGGTGATGACAGTCCACTATTGAATGAGCACGATGAAGACCAAGAAGGTGAACAAAATGTTTAA